In Melopsittacus undulatus isolate bMelUnd1 chromosome 6, bMelUnd1.mat.Z, whole genome shotgun sequence, the following proteins share a genomic window:
- the NDUFA1 gene encoding NADH dehydrogenase [ubiquinone] 1 alpha subcomplex subunit 1 codes for MWYEILPGMALMGVCLAIPGLSTMYMHRWSNGGKEKRIARYPYQWALMERDRRLSGVNKYYVSKGLENID; via the exons ATGTGGTACGAGATCCTGCCCGGTATGGCCCTCATGGGTGTCTGCCTCGCCATCCCCGGCCTGTCCACCATGTACATGCACCGCTGGAGCAACGGCGGCAAG GAGAAGAGGATCGCCCGCTATCCCTACCAGTGGGCGCTGATGGAGAGAGACAGGCGGCTGTCGGGGGTCAACAAGTACTACGTGTCCAAG ggtCTGGAGAACATAGACTAA
- the UPF3B gene encoding regulator of nonsense transcripts 3B gives MKEDKENARPKERRGAATGLGALLGSGTGTAGDSRTGAAELDRLERPKDKKETLSKVVIRRLPPSLTKEQLEEHLQPLPEHDYFEFFANDSSLYPHMFSRAYINFKNQEDIVLFRDRFDGYVFVDHKGQEYAAIVEFAPFQKAAKKKSKKKDAKTGTIEDDPEYKKFLESYSADDEKLTSTPETLLEEIEARNKELIAKKTTPLLNFLKNKQRLREEKREERRRRELERKRQREEERRKWKEEERRKRKEAEKLKKVDRCPEKERDRSKEEPKIKLLKKPEKDEKDLERKEKSKKLEKETLREEKNASSASAKRSDGETKEEKAKKSEDECVKDYRDRDRDYERDREYERAQREKLRRQEEERRRQKERFEKEKVFRRKEEEVKKERDLLREKGKKSDLTDFTSSTDKSEKVTKDDKKEDTIKRDRIRNKDRPAMQLYQPGARSRSRLCQYEDSAAKPADQGADKKQESETSNMKEEE, from the exons ATGAAGGAGGACAAGGAGAACGCGAGGCCCAAGGAGCGGCGTGGGGCCGCTACCGGGCTCGGGGCTCTGCTGGGGTCCGGTACCGGCACCGCCGGGGACAGCAGGACCGGCGCTGCCGAGCTCGACCGCCTCGAGCGGCCCAAGGACAAGAAGGAGACGCTCAGCAAG GTGGTGATCCGGCGGCTGCCGCCCAGCCTGACGaaggagcagctggaggagcatcTCCAGCCCCTACCCGAGCATGACTACTTCGAGTTCTTCGCCAACGACTCCAG CTTGTACCCTCACATGTTCTCGAGAGCCTACATCAACTTCAAGAACCAGGAAGACATAGTCCTCTTCAGGGATCGCTTTGACGGCTATGTTTTTGTCGACCACAAAG GTCAGGAATATGCTGCCATAGTTGAGTTTGCACCTTTCCAAAAAGCTGCAAAGAAGAAGAGTAAGAAAAAGGATGCGAAAACTGGAACTATTGAAGATG ATCCAGAGTACAAGAAGTTTCTGGAAAGTTACAGTGCAGATGATGAAAAGTTAACTTCCACTCCAGAAACTCTGCTGGAGGAAATAGAGGCAAGAAACAAAGAGCTCATAG CTAAAAAGACTACTCCATTGTTGAActtcctgaaaaataaacag agactgagagaagaaaaaagagaagagaggaggaggagagaactggaaagaaaaagacaaagagaagaagaaagaagaaaatggaaagaggaggagagaaggaagagaaaagaagcagaaaaactgaagaaggTAGACAGATgcccagaaaaagaaagagacagatCAAAAGAAGAACCAAAGATTAAG ctGCTTAAGAAGcctgaaaaagatgaaaaagacttggagagaaaagaaaaatccaagaaactggaaaaagagactctgagggaggaaaaaaatgcgAGTAGTGCATCTGCCAAACGATCTGATGGGGAGACAAAagaagagaaggcaaaaaa aTCAGAAGATGAGTGTGTAAAGGACTACAGGGACCGAGATAGAGATtatgaaagagacagagaataTGAGAGAGCACAAAGGGAGAAACTGAGGCGCCAAGAAGAGGAGCGTCGGAGGCAGAAAGAACGCTTTGAGAAAGAGAAggtttttagaagaaaagaggaagaggtgaaaaaggagagagacttactcagagaaaagggaaagaaaagtgatCTTACAGACTTTACCAGCAGCACGGACAAATCTGAAAAAGTAACCAAAGATGATAAAAAAGAGGATACAATTAAGAGGGATCGTATCAGAAACAAG gATCGTCCAGCAATGCAGCTGTACCAGCCAGGAGCCCGAAGCCGAAGCAGATTGTGTCAGTATGAAGACAGTGCTGCAAAGCCTGCAGATCAGGGTGCGGATAAGAAACAAGAGAGTGAGACGAGTAATATGAAGGAAGAGGAGTGA
- the RPL39 gene encoding large ribosomal subunit protein eL39 produces the protein MSSHKTFKIKRFLAKKQKQNRPIPQWIRMKTGNKIRYNSKRRHWRRTKLGL, from the exons ATG TCGTCTCACAAGACGTTCAAGATCAAACGCTTCCTTGcgaagaagcagaagcagaaccGGCCGATCCCGCAATGGATCCGCATGAAGACTGGCAATAAGATCAG GTACAACTCCAAAAGGAGGCACTGGAGAAGGACCAAACTGGGATTGTAA
- the SOWAHD gene encoding ankyrin repeat domain-containing protein SOWAHD, whose amino-acid sequence MAWQEQGSAEPRAAGIARAFTFQGGTRPKAGSLARISHLWPATMGSKERFHSLQRMDTNRSVSRSSQGLGSWGRTAGRLSVGSGSTRRKELKEILLQSNSPGSTMRFGTAQRTSDVGSGLAGTHQEQKAEQSPEVFSLALDPLEHEWLLTVAQGDADNIIRLLDLDPSLLNRKDFVTGFTALHWLAKHGHYESFIQVISHAQKKGYPINVNIPTASGGFTPLHVAALQGHELLIKVLVGAYGADTSRRDHSGRKAWQYLSADTSQELKELAGALEEDLVQLCSHNTNNNCKSSSEARAGQDCVDSRAEGKAHRSWSMSTLRVFVRQAFAFFQER is encoded by the coding sequence ATGgcctggcaggagcagggctcgGCTGAGCCAAGGGCAGCTGGCATTGCCCGGGCATTCACCTTCCAGGGAGGCACACGGCCCAAAGCAGGGAGCCTGGCTCGCATCTCCCATCTCTGGCCAGCCACCATGGGGAGCAAGGAGCGTTTCCATTCACTGCAGAGGATGGACACCAACAGGAGCGTCAGCCGGAGCAGCCAGGGcctggggagctggggcaggactGCAGGCCGGCTCTCTGTTGGCTCCGGCAGTACCCGCAGGAAGGAGCTGAAGGAAATTCTCCTGCAGAGCAACAGCCCCGGCAGCACCATGCGGTTTGGCACTGCTCAGAGAACATCCGATGTCGGCAGTGGCCTTGCAGGGACACACCAAGAGCAGAAGGCTGAGCAGAGCCCCGAAGTGTTCTCCCTTGCCCTGGATCCTCTGGAGCATGAATGGCTGCTGACAGTGGCCCAGGGTGATGCAGACAACATCATCAGGCTGCTGGACCTAGATCCCAGTCTGCTCAACAGGAAAGACTTTGTGACAGGCTTCACTGCTCTCCACTGGCTTGCCAAGCATGGCCACTATGAGAGCTTCATCCAGGTCATCTCCCATGCCCAGAAGAAGGGCTATCCCATCAACGTGAACATCCCTACGGCCAGCGGTGGCTTCACCCCCTTGCATGTGGCTGCCCTGCAGGGACACGAGCTGCTCATCAAAGTGCTGGTGGGAGCTTATGGGGCAGACACCAGCCGCAGGGACCACAGCGGACGCAAGGCTTGGCAGTACCTGAGTGCAGACACCTCccaggagctgaaggagctggcgggGGCTTTGGAGGAGGACTTGGTCCAGCTGTGCTCTCACAACACCAACAACAACTGTAAGTCATCCAGTGAggccagggcagggcaggacTGTGTGGACTCCAGGGCTGAGGGGAAAGCCCATCGCTCCTGGAGCATGTCAACCCTCCGGGTCTTTGTCCGACAggcatttgctttcttccaagAGCGCTAA